Genomic window (Rubeoparvulum massiliense):
CGGCGTTCAATTAGATAATCATAAGGCGGTCCTCAAAGGCGTTGTATCACGAAAAAAACAAATTGTCCCCAATTTAACCCATGCGTTTACAGATAAATAAGGAGTGGGGCCAGCTTACTTATGTTAAGACATATCACACTACCCAATGCCCTGACCATTCAATATGAAGTCATCTTTCGGCGGCGTAAAACAGCAGAAATTCGCATTCAACCAGGAGGTACGGTGATGATCACCGTACCTCTACATACATCTGAAGCCGCCATTACAGAGTTATTCGTTAAGAAGCAACGCTGGATTACAGAAAGACTTGAAGCAATGAAGCAAAGAAGGGAAGCCATGAGCACTCACCAATTTATGAGCGGCGAACCCTTTCTTTATCTTGGACAGGTCCTTACTCTTCAGGTTAACATTGATCCCGCTCATAAGCGGAAGAAACCCTATATCACGTTCACCGCTGATCACCTTGTCAATGGTCAGTTTATTGTAACCCTTGGGGAAGAAGACCCCATTGCTATCCGTACAGCCTTAGAGCAATGGTATCGCAAGCAGACATTCGACATTGTGAATGAACGGATACAACACTATCAGCCCTTGATCCAACGTCAGCCCAGCCATGTACAAGTGAAGGAGCAGAAGCGGCGTTGGGGAAGCTGTTCCTCGGCAGGAAAACTGATGTTCAACTGGCGGATCAGCATGGCTCCTCTAGAAATTCTGGACTATATTGTGGTCCATGAAATGTGTCATCTCATCCATATGAACCATTCCCACTACTTCTGGCAGCTTGTCGAGAGCATATTACCTGATTATCACCAACAGAATGACTGGTTGAAGGAGCAGGGATGGAGGTTGGATTTGGAGCAGTACTTCATAATTTTTCGTGGAAGTAGTTCAATGATATACTAGATCATATAGAATCTTACAAGTTCATATACATATGAAGCAGAGGAGTAGAAGATGAATAGTATAAAACTAGTCTCATGGAATGTAAACGGAATTCGAGCCTGTGTGAAGAAAGGTTTTTTAGATTATTTTCAGGAAGTCAATGCAGATATCTTCTGCATCCAAGAATCAAAACTACAAGCTGGGCAAATTGAGTTAGATTTGCAAGGCTATCATCAATATTGGAACTATGCGATTAAGAAGGGGTACTCTGGCACAGCTGTATTTACAAAGCATGAGCCGTTATCTGTTTCTTATGGAGTGGGAGAGGCTAATGAAGAACCTGAGGGTAGAATTATCACCCTAGAATTTGATCAGTTTTATCTTGTAAATGTTTATACGCCCAACTCACAACGGGATCTAGCCCGATTAAACTATCGTTTAGTATGGGAGGATAAACTACGAAGCTATCTTCAAGATCTAGATAACATAAAGCCCGTAATCTATTGTGGCGATCTCAATGTGGCCCATCAAGAAATTGATATCAAAAATGCCAAGGCCAATATTGGTAACTCCGGCTTTACCTATGAAGAGCGGGAAAAAATGACCACATTGCTTAATTCAGGATTTGTTGATACCTTTCGTACCCTTTATCCTGAACGGACCGATGCCTATTCGTGGTGGTCCTATATGAATAAAGCAAGAGACCGGAATATCGGCTGGCGCATCGACTACTTCATTGTTTCACAGCGATTGAAAGAAAAAATCGACGA
Coding sequences:
- a CDS encoding M48 family metallopeptidase; translation: MLRHITLPNALTIQYEVIFRRRKTAEIRIQPGGTVMITVPLHTSEAAITELFVKKQRWITERLEAMKQRREAMSTHQFMSGEPFLYLGQVLTLQVNIDPAHKRKKPYITFTADHLVNGQFIVTLGEEDPIAIRTALEQWYRKQTFDIVNERIQHYQPLIQRQPSHVQVKEQKRRWGSCSSAGKLMFNWRISMAPLEILDYIVVHEMCHLIHMNHSHYFWQLVESILPDYHQQNDWLKEQGWRLDLEQYFIIFRGSSSMIY
- a CDS encoding exodeoxyribonuclease III, producing the protein MKLVSWNVNGIRACVKKGFLDYFQEVNADIFCIQESKLQAGQIELDLQGYHQYWNYAIKKGYSGTAVFTKHEPLSVSYGVGEANEEPEGRIITLEFDQFYLVNVYTPNSQRDLARLNYRLVWEDKLRSYLQDLDNIKPVIYCGDLNVAHQEIDIKNAKANIGNSGFTYEEREKMTTLLNSGFVDTFRTLYPERTDAYSWWSYMNKARDRNIGWRIDYFIVSQRLKEKIDEAEIHAHVQGSDHCPVQLEIALS